A stretch of Acipenser ruthenus chromosome 1, fAciRut3.2 maternal haplotype, whole genome shotgun sequence DNA encodes these proteins:
- the LOC117973499 gene encoding adenylate kinase isoenzyme 6-like, whose amino-acid sequence MKMLKRPNILLTGTPGVGKTTLGKELAQRTGLTYINVGDLAQESELYDGFDEEYQCPILDEDRVVDELEDKMGEGGMIVDYHGCDFFPERWFHIVFVLRTENSVLYNRLESRGYKGKKLQDNIQCEIFQTIYEEAMESYKEEIVHQLPSNNPEDLERNMEQILQWIEQWMKDNN is encoded by the exons ATGAAGATGTTAAAGAGACCGAATATACTTTTAACCG GTACCCCCGGTGTTGGGAAAACCACACTGGGTAAAGAGTTGGCACAGAGAACGGGACTGACATACATAAACGTGGGGGACCTGGCACAGGAAA GTGAGTTGTATGATGGATTTGATGAAGAGTACCAATGCCCTATATTGGATGAAGATAGG GTAGTTGATGAGCTGGAAGACAAGATGGGCGAGGGGGGCATGATTGTCGATTACCACGGCTGTGACTTCTTTCCGGAGCGCTGGTTTCACATCGTGTTTGTGCTCCGCACTGAAAACTCAGTCCTCTACAACAGGCTAGAGAGCAG gggctacAAAGGGAAGAAGCTTCAGGACAATATCCAGTGTGAGATTTTCCAGACCATTTACGAAGAGGCCATGGAGTCTTACAAAGAGGAGATCGTGCACCAGTTGCCTAGCAACAACCCTGAGGACCTGGAGAGGAACATGGAGCAGATTCTGCAGTGGATAGAGCAgtggatgaaggataacaactgA
- the LOC117403544 gene encoding cell cycle checkpoint protein RAD17-like, whose product MSKSSLSRKVASGKLTNWVQPSFDDLFGGASLKSLTSKKRTNSGEPKGNDRTSALDASSKLQATKRTKAPFCEQPGHFTKEYLDLDQDVPWVDKYKPESQAELAVHKKKIEEVENWLSMEVHQRQPKKGGSILLMTGPSGCGKTATIQVLTKELGVQIQEWSNPVSLSEFKKDDYKNVFDPESRFRGFTSESQSAVFQEFLLRANKYNKLQMSGEAKDNNKKVILIEEVPNQFYRQPASLHDILRRFIRTGRCPLIFIISDSLSGDSNQWLLFPKDIQEELNVSNISFNPVAPTSMMKVLSRIAAQETSRSGGKVSVPDKDSLDRLCSGSSGDIRSAINSLQFSSLKDYALENSLLSSKKGKASSKACKTSTRGRNKDKSSKTSERQEGLQAIGGKDVSLFLFRALGKILHFKREPRIEPELPHLPDRLSEHERDPLLVDPEMVTEKCHMSGELFNMYLHQNYLEFFTSIEDVVRASEYLSDADFLTTEWSSRSALREYSASVAARGMIHSNKARAFASSQTGVGFKPLHKPQWLLINKKYRENCLVAKSLFVSFCMPPACLQTQLLPYLALLTNPMRNQAQIAFIQDVGRLPLKKYPRRLKLEALTDKDPVVDLDSDEDDPAASAYANPKGELSQAPGLEGLQSDGGSLPSSQTAGGDLPGSQPQPTAAQAIMKEEELVIEDCDSD is encoded by the exons ATGTCCAAAAGTTCTCTCAGCAGAAAGGTAGCTTCTGGTAAG TTAACAAACTGGGTACAGCCATCATTTGATGACTTATTTGGAGGTGCCAGCTTGAAATCACTCACTTCAAAAAAGAGGACTAACTCTGGAGAACCAAAGGGAAATGATCGGACTTCCGCTTTAGACGCCAGCAGCAAACTTCAGGCAACGAAGCGGACAAAAGCACCATTCTGTGAGCAGCCAGGTCACTTTACCAAGGAATACCTCGACCTAGATCAAGATGTGCCCTGGGTGGATAAATACAAGCCGGAGTCACAG gCCGAGCTGGCAGTACACAAAAAGAAGATTGAAGAAGTAGAAAACTGGTTGTCAATGGAAGTTCACCAAAGACAACCTAAAAAG GGTGGCTCAATACTGTTGATGACCGGACCTTCTGGTTGTGGAAAGACCGCCACAATCCAGGTGTTAACAAAAGAGCTGGGTGTTCAGATTCAGGAGTGGTCAAACCCGGTTTCACTGTCCGAATTCAAGAAGGATGATTATAAAAACGTCTTTGACCCTG AGTCACGTTTCAGGGGCTTCACTAGTGAATCACAGTCTGCAGTTTTTCAAGAGTTTCTATTACGAGCAAACAAGTATAACAAACTGCAGATGTCTGGGGAGGCCAAGGACAACAACAAGAAAGTAATCCTCATTGAA GAAGTCCCCAATCAGTTTTATAGACAGCCAGCCTCCTTGCATGATATCCTAAG GAGATTCATTCGGACTGGTAGATGTCCACTGATCTTCATCATCTCCGACAGTCTCAGTGGAGACAGCAACCAGTGGTTACTATTTCCAAAGGACATACAGGAGGAGCTGAATGTTAGTAATATAAG TTTTAACCCTGTGGCTCCTACCAGTATGATGAAGGTATTGAGTCGAATCGCAGCTCAGGAGACAAGCAGG AGTGGAGGAAAGGTATCTGTTCCTGACAAAGATTCTCTGGATCGGCTGTGTTCTGGGAGCTCTGGGGACATCAGAAGTGCAATAAACAGCCTGCAGTTTTCTTCTTTAAAAG ATTATGCTTTGGAAAACAGTTTATTGAGCAGCAAGAAAGGAAAGGCCTCATCTAAAGCATGTAAAACATCTACCCGAGGGAGGAATAAAGACAAGTCGTCAAAGACCTCTGAGAGACAAGAGGGGCTGCAAGCCATCGGTGGAAAGGATGTCTCCCTCTTCCTGTTCCGAGCTTTGGGAAAAATATTGCACTTCAAAC GGGAGCCCCGCATCGAGCCTGAGCTTCCTCACCTACCAGACCGGCTGTCGGAGCATGAGAGAGACCCACTGCTGGTGGACCCAGAG ATGGTTACGGAGAAATGCCACATGTCAGGAGAGCTCTTCAACATGTACCTGCACCAGAACTACCTTGAATTCTTCACTAGCATTGAGGATGTGGTGCGAGCCAGTGAATACCTGTCCGACGCTGACTTCCTCACCACAGAGTGGAGT TCTCGATCTGCACTCCGAGAGTACAGTGCCTCCGTCGCAGCTAGAGGGATGATCCATTCCAACAAAGCCAGAGCCTTTGCCAGCAGCCAGACAGGAGTGGGATTTAAGCCTTTGCACAAACCACAATGGCTTCTTATAAACAAAAAG TACCGGGAAAACTGCCTTGTAGCAAAGTCTCTATTTGTCAGTTTCTGTATGCCTCCGGCATGCCTTCAGACTCAGCTCTTGCCCTATCTTGCTCTACTGACAAATCCAATGAGGAATCAAG ctcaAATTGCATTTATCCAGGATGTTGGCAGGCTTCCTCTGAAGAAATATCCTAGAAG GTTGAAGCTTGAAGCTCTGACAGATAAGGATCCAGTAGTAGACCTGGACAGTGATGAAGATGACCCTGCTGCTTCCGCCTATGCAAACCCTAAAGGAGAGCTGTCCCAAGCTCCTGGCCTCGAAGGCCTCCAGTCAGACGGTGGCTCCCTTCCTTCCAGTCAGACTGCTGGAGGGGACCTTCCTGGGAGCCAGCCGCAACCCACTGCAGCACAAGCCATCATGAAGGAAGAGGAGCTTGTGATTGAGGATTGCGACAGTGACTGA